A stretch of Gemmatimonas aurantiaca T-27 DNA encodes these proteins:
- a CDS encoding DsbA family oxidoreductase — protein MAFTKLVSVELYADLVCPWCWIGDRRLWRALTVVQEAHPHVGFDVVWRPFQLDPSLPPEGRDWEEVIENKFGGRARAEPMFARVAEAGAPDGCVFHFDRITRMANTARAHGLVVHAQQTEGDTWALVESIYARHFTEGADLGDADTLRQLGRAAGFSEADLTQIVDEGRYDLDVQQSQREAARLGIQGVPFAVLDGRYGISGAQPEEVFVQALTQVVNE, from the coding sequence ATGGCCTTCACGAAACTGGTGAGTGTCGAGCTCTATGCCGACCTCGTTTGCCCCTGGTGCTGGATCGGCGATCGTCGCCTGTGGCGCGCACTGACCGTGGTGCAGGAAGCCCACCCCCACGTCGGTTTTGATGTGGTGTGGCGTCCCTTCCAGCTCGACCCGTCGCTGCCGCCGGAAGGGCGTGACTGGGAAGAGGTGATCGAGAACAAGTTCGGTGGCCGTGCGCGCGCCGAACCCATGTTCGCGCGGGTGGCCGAAGCCGGTGCGCCCGACGGCTGCGTGTTCCACTTCGACCGAATCACCCGCATGGCCAACACCGCGCGAGCGCACGGCCTGGTGGTGCATGCCCAGCAAACCGAAGGTGATACCTGGGCACTGGTCGAATCGATCTATGCCCGGCACTTCACCGAGGGTGCCGATCTCGGTGACGCCGATACGCTGCGGCAACTGGGGCGCGCTGCGGGGTTCTCCGAGGCCGATCTCACCCAGATCGTGGACGAAGGTCGCTACGATCTCGACGTGCAGCAGAGCCAGCGGGAAGCGGCGCGGCTTGGCATTCAGGGGGTGCCGTTTGCGGTACTCGATGGCCGCTATGGGATCAGCGGCGCGCAGCCTGAGGAAGTGTTCGTGCAGGCGCTGACGCAGGTCGTGAACGAATAG
- the pdxH gene encoding pyridoxamine 5'-phosphate oxidase translates to MSIADIRTDYRQRSLSEQDVAGDPITQFLAWFDEALAAQVLEPNAMCLATATPDAYPSARMVLLKGADARGFVFYTDYRSRKGQELADNPCASLCFFWGELERQVRINGAVQRVSRAESDEYFQSRPLPSRIGAWTSTQSSVLDSREVLEQELAANTQRFDGASVPLPEHWGGFRVVPEEIEFWQGRASRLHDRIQYRREAGRWVTRRLSP, encoded by the coding sequence ATGTCCATCGCCGATATCCGTACCGACTACCGCCAGCGTTCCCTGTCCGAGCAGGACGTGGCGGGCGACCCGATCACCCAGTTCCTGGCCTGGTTCGATGAAGCGCTCGCCGCCCAGGTTCTCGAACCCAATGCCATGTGCCTGGCTACTGCGACTCCCGACGCCTATCCCTCCGCGCGCATGGTGCTGCTCAAGGGTGCGGACGCACGCGGGTTCGTGTTCTACACCGACTATCGCAGCCGGAAGGGGCAGGAACTGGCCGACAATCCCTGTGCGTCGCTGTGTTTTTTCTGGGGTGAGTTGGAGCGGCAGGTGCGTATCAATGGCGCCGTGCAACGCGTGAGTCGTGCCGAGTCGGACGAATACTTCCAGTCGCGCCCACTGCCCAGTCGGATCGGCGCCTGGACGTCGACACAAAGCAGTGTGCTCGATTCGCGCGAAGTGCTGGAGCAGGAACTCGCCGCCAACACCCAGCGATTCGACGGCGCATCGGTGCCGCTGCCAGAGCATTGGGGAGGCTTCCGTGTGGTGCCGGAAGAGATCGAGTTCTGGCAGGGCCGGGCGAGCCGTTTGCACGATCGTATCCAGTACCGGCGGGAAGCAGGACGCTGGGTGACGCGGCGACTCTCTCCGTGA
- the bioB gene encoding biotin synthase BioB, whose product MTDRSYDWQRLADRSLAGDVLTRDEAHAVLTASDDVLLDQLAAAYRVRRATWGNRVRLHFLLNAQSGLCPEDCGYCSQSKISTAEIEKYPMLAQDRIMEAADRAAALKAGTLCMVISGRTPGERVFGKVLDAVRAVREKHDLKICACLGLLNEEQVLRLKDAGVETVNHNLNTSANYTPEVVGTHTFEDRVNTVQAVKAAGMKTCSGGILGMGESDDDVIDLALSLRELDVKSVPVNFLIPVPGTSFAGIRELDPRRCLRILSLYRFLLPTQEIRISGGREVHLRSMQVMGLYPANSIFVGDYLTTQGQTARDDMRMIEDAGFVLETPDGEPLVGDPFEGVPEEYPRAPLPLVEV is encoded by the coding sequence ATGACCGATCGTTCTTACGACTGGCAGCGACTCGCCGATCGCTCCCTGGCTGGTGATGTACTGACGCGCGATGAAGCGCATGCCGTGCTCACCGCCTCCGACGATGTGCTGCTCGATCAGTTGGCCGCCGCGTATCGCGTGCGCCGAGCCACGTGGGGTAACCGCGTGCGCCTGCACTTCCTGCTCAATGCCCAGAGCGGTTTGTGTCCTGAAGACTGCGGCTATTGCTCGCAGTCGAAGATCTCCACGGCCGAAATCGAGAAGTACCCGATGCTGGCCCAGGATCGCATCATGGAAGCTGCCGATCGCGCCGCGGCGCTCAAAGCGGGCACGTTGTGCATGGTGATCTCGGGTCGTACGCCGGGTGAGCGCGTGTTTGGCAAAGTGCTCGACGCGGTGCGCGCGGTGCGGGAAAAGCACGATCTCAAGATCTGCGCCTGCCTGGGCCTGCTGAACGAAGAACAGGTGCTGCGCCTCAAGGACGCGGGCGTGGAGACGGTGAATCACAACCTCAACACGTCGGCCAACTACACGCCCGAAGTGGTGGGCACACACACGTTCGAAGATCGTGTGAACACCGTACAGGCCGTGAAGGCTGCCGGCATGAAGACATGCAGCGGTGGCATTCTCGGCATGGGCGAAAGTGATGACGACGTGATCGACCTGGCGTTGTCGTTGCGTGAGCTCGACGTGAAGAGCGTGCCGGTCAACTTCCTGATCCCGGTGCCAGGCACCAGCTTCGCCGGCATTCGTGAGCTCGACCCGCGCCGTTGCCTGCGCATCCTGTCGCTGTACCGTTTCCTGTTGCCGACACAGGAAATTCGCATCAGCGGTGGCCGCGAAGTGCACCTGCGCAGCATGCAGGTGATGGGCCTCTATCCCGCCAACTCCATCTTCGTGGGTGACTACCTCACCACGCAGGGGCAGACGGCGCGCGATGACATGCGCATGATCGAAGACGCGGGCTTTGTGCTCGAGACCCCCGACGGTGAACCGCTTGTGGGGGATCCATTCGAAGGCGTTCCCGAGGAGTATCCACGCGCTCCGCTGCCGCTGGTCGAGGTCTGA
- the bioD gene encoding dethiobiotin synthase: protein MSAVLRLGITGTDTGVGKTVVACALAARARQLGVRVAVMKPVESGVDARDVSGDDTAGVPRSDAARLMQAAASTAPIDLVRPYVYTDPVAPMVAAQREGRPVQLVQLDRCRAVLEVDQELLLVEGAGGILVPLDIDTSYLDLFQRWEAEVVVVAGNRLGVLNHTLLTVRALQGAGLTIRGVVLSALTPPMSPSGTDEARATNFEALGQLLPRVPLFQFPWVAQVDDSEALALAAATSGIDRLLPRVRT from the coding sequence GTGAGCGCGGTGTTGCGCCTTGGTATCACGGGCACGGACACTGGTGTCGGCAAGACAGTGGTGGCCTGTGCCTTGGCGGCGCGTGCCCGGCAGCTCGGAGTCCGTGTGGCCGTCATGAAGCCGGTGGAGAGCGGTGTCGACGCCCGGGATGTGTCTGGCGACGATACCGCCGGCGTTCCGCGCTCCGATGCGGCGCGTCTGATGCAAGCCGCGGCCAGCACGGCGCCGATCGATCTGGTGCGCCCGTATGTGTACACCGATCCTGTGGCGCCCATGGTGGCCGCGCAGCGTGAAGGGCGTCCGGTGCAACTCGTGCAGCTCGATCGGTGCCGAGCGGTGCTGGAAGTCGACCAGGAGTTGCTGCTCGTGGAGGGGGCCGGCGGGATTCTCGTTCCCCTCGACATCGACACCAGTTATCTGGATCTTTTCCAGCGATGGGAGGCCGAAGTGGTGGTGGTGGCTGGCAACCGGCTGGGCGTGCTCAATCACACGCTGTTGACCGTGCGGGCGCTCCAAGGGGCCGGACTGACCATACGGGGTGTCGTGCTGTCGGCGCTCACCCCGCCCATGTCACCGTCTGGCACCGATGAGGCCCGCGCCACGAACTTCGAGGCGCTGGGCCAACTGTTGCCACGGGTTCCCCTGTTTCAGTTTCCGTGGGTGGCGCAGGTGGATGATTCCGAGGCGCTGGCTCTGGCGGCCGCGACTTCGGGAATCGACCGGCTCCTGCCGCGTGTGCGCACCTAG